The following are encoded together in the Prosthecobacter sp. SYSU 5D2 genome:
- a CDS encoding PQQ-binding-like beta-propeller repeat protein has protein sequence MIRSLPFLLLVLGLSAPLRADEAADVLQQSGVKGGIVVHVGCGDGKLTAALRANERYQVQGLTQDAAAVDKIREGIHAAGQYGQVAIEAWDGKHLPYIENFVNLLVVEDGAVTKEEMDRVLTPLGVALVKKGGQWEKTVKPWPKGMDEWTHYAYDSKGNTTSKDMLVGPPTRMQWVGNPRWSRHHDRMSSVSAKVSSGGRIFYIMDEGSRISILMPAKFMLIARDAFNGTVLWKKPIPQWSTHLWPLKSGPTQLTRRLVSVGDKVYVTLGIAAPVSCLDAATGEVIREYPETAGTEEIIVNNGTLYALANQEPWRLNEEFAVKAQSDQKRVETEFNWDGKPRNLFAIEAETGKTLWKTEDRIAPVTLCLDDKRIVYYNGDGLACLDAKTGKTLFADTPAERRKLYEFNFAPRVLLHNDVILYAGGDGSMKGVNADTGKDMWTASHEKSGYRSLEDLIVAQGLVWNAGTLSGNQSGEYTGRDPLTGEVKKQFYPDVPEGTYWFHHRCYQAKATEKFLMPSRTGIEYVDMEKEHWDLNHWVRGACLYGVMPANGLTYAGPHNCACYPEAKLDGMAVMASEPRYPMPPATPDAQRLTKGAAYAETVEEVDATNLDWPTYRADNARSGSSSQDLKKDLGMAWEVKLTPPLSTTSSAAGLTYVAEVDRHTLHAFDSAMGKEAWHYIAGGRIDSPPSYWKGRVYFGGKDGYVYCLRAKDGALLWKFQGAVSRLSHAAWEQMESVWPIHGSVLVENGLVSFVAGRSCFLDSGLWFYRLDAKTGEIKVKEHYDDRDPETGGDLNDRHKTLQMPVASNDILSSDGKWTYLRTQKIGTDGKRVEIGPVSGDFDKQGGAHKGEGQHLFAPMGFLDDSNFHRSYWVYGKSFAGGHGGYFQAGKFAPAGRILVHDDKNVYSYGREAQYYKWTTTMEHTLFSTPKAPPEEAYDTETATTERKGNSVVLGPDGQPLAKQPEPLAKAKKGTKGDGKGKGKKGAAKGTAVAKGQPIPGSVLFPDADLLDPTKTALSIEAWILPDKDSGTVLHHGGPLQGVVLDIREKKPQFHVRSSGKVSSIVSPEILTEGWHHIAATLAEDKSMSLYLDGKLVSQGSAPDLVASRPKNPLLLGNGKGAAEGDAGPYSGLLDQVALYRKALSAGEVEARFAAPDTRPADAVLAINFDNGDSRDSSGNDLHGVGAGVETGKGKVGAALWFKGAAGGAKAGSYVKHTWDRFVPIVARSMALAGKTLFVSGPPDTIDEEYAFERLAARDPEILKELAEQDAALNGERGAKMWAVNVETGEQSAGLEITSPPVWDGITVASGRVYVSTVDGRLQCFGKD, from the coding sequence ATGATCCGCTCCCTGCCTTTCCTCCTGCTTGTTCTCGGCCTCAGCGCTCCTTTGCGGGCGGATGAGGCGGCTGATGTGCTTCAGCAATCCGGCGTAAAGGGCGGCATTGTCGTCCATGTGGGCTGCGGGGACGGGAAGCTGACGGCGGCACTGCGGGCCAATGAGCGCTATCAGGTCCAGGGACTGACCCAGGACGCGGCGGCGGTGGACAAGATCCGGGAGGGCATCCATGCCGCCGGTCAGTATGGCCAGGTGGCCATTGAGGCCTGGGACGGCAAGCACCTGCCTTACATTGAGAACTTTGTGAACCTGCTGGTGGTGGAGGACGGGGCGGTGACGAAGGAGGAAATGGACCGTGTTTTGACTCCCCTGGGCGTGGCGCTGGTGAAGAAGGGCGGCCAGTGGGAGAAGACAGTGAAACCCTGGCCGAAGGGCATGGATGAATGGACGCACTACGCCTATGACTCCAAGGGCAACACCACCTCCAAGGACATGCTGGTGGGCCCGCCCACGCGCATGCAGTGGGTGGGGAATCCGCGCTGGAGCCGTCACCACGATCGCATGAGCTCAGTGAGCGCCAAGGTTTCCTCCGGCGGGCGCATTTTTTACATCATGGATGAAGGCAGCCGCATCTCCATCCTCATGCCGGCGAAGTTCATGCTCATCGCGCGGGATGCTTTTAATGGCACGGTGCTTTGGAAAAAACCCATCCCGCAGTGGAGCACACACCTGTGGCCGCTGAAGTCCGGCCCCACGCAGCTGACCCGCCGCCTCGTCTCTGTGGGGGACAAGGTGTATGTGACCCTGGGCATCGCCGCGCCGGTGTCCTGCCTGGATGCGGCAACGGGTGAGGTGATCCGCGAGTATCCGGAGACGGCTGGCACAGAGGAGATCATCGTCAACAACGGCACGCTCTATGCCCTGGCCAATCAGGAGCCCTGGCGGCTGAATGAGGAATTTGCCGTCAAGGCGCAGAGCGACCAGAAGCGCGTGGAGACGGAGTTCAACTGGGATGGCAAGCCGCGCAATCTCTTCGCCATCGAGGCGGAGACGGGCAAGACCCTTTGGAAAACGGAAGACCGCATCGCCCCGGTGACGCTGTGCCTGGATGACAAACGCATCGTTTATTACAACGGCGACGGCCTGGCCTGTCTGGATGCAAAGACGGGCAAGACGCTGTTTGCCGATACACCGGCGGAGCGTCGCAAGCTGTATGAGTTTAACTTTGCCCCCCGGGTGCTCCTGCACAATGACGTCATCCTTTACGCCGGCGGCGATGGCAGCATGAAGGGCGTGAATGCGGATACGGGCAAGGACATGTGGACCGCCAGCCATGAGAAAAGCGGCTACCGCAGCCTGGAGGACCTCATCGTGGCCCAGGGCCTGGTGTGGAATGCAGGCACCCTCAGCGGCAACCAGAGCGGCGAATACACCGGGCGCGATCCGCTGACGGGCGAGGTGAAGAAACAATTCTATCCCGATGTGCCGGAGGGCACCTACTGGTTCCATCACCGCTGCTACCAAGCCAAGGCCACGGAGAAGTTCCTGATGCCCTCCCGCACCGGCATTGAGTATGTGGACATGGAGAAGGAGCACTGGGATCTCAACCACTGGGTGCGCGGAGCCTGCCTGTATGGGGTGATGCCCGCCAACGGCCTGACCTATGCCGGGCCGCACAATTGCGCCTGCTATCCTGAGGCGAAGCTGGACGGCATGGCCGTGATGGCCTCTGAGCCGCGTTACCCCATGCCCCCGGCCACGCCGGATGCGCAGCGCCTAACCAAAGGTGCTGCTTATGCTGAAACGGTGGAGGAGGTGGACGCCACAAATCTGGACTGGCCCACCTATCGTGCTGACAATGCCCGCAGCGGTTCGTCCAGCCAGGATTTGAAAAAGGATCTCGGCATGGCCTGGGAGGTGAAACTGACGCCGCCGCTGAGCACCACCTCCAGCGCCGCCGGGCTGACCTATGTGGCAGAGGTGGACAGGCACACGCTGCATGCCTTTGATTCCGCCATGGGCAAAGAAGCCTGGCACTACATCGCCGGCGGCCGCATTGACTCGCCGCCCTCGTATTGGAAAGGCCGCGTGTATTTTGGCGGCAAAGATGGTTATGTCTATTGTCTGCGCGCCAAAGACGGCGCTTTGCTGTGGAAGTTTCAGGGCGCGGTGAGCCGCCTGTCACACGCCGCGTGGGAGCAGATGGAAAGCGTGTGGCCCATCCACGGAAGCGTGCTGGTGGAAAACGGCCTGGTCAGTTTTGTGGCCGGGCGCTCCTGCTTCCTGGACAGCGGCCTGTGGTTCTACCGCCTGGATGCGAAGACGGGGGAGATCAAAGTCAAAGAACACTACGATGACCGCGATCCCGAAACCGGCGGTGACCTGAACGACCGGCACAAGACCCTGCAAATGCCGGTGGCCTCCAATGACATTCTGAGCAGCGACGGCAAGTGGACGTACCTGCGCACGCAGAAGATCGGCACGGATGGCAAGCGCGTGGAGATCGGCCCCGTGAGCGGCGACTTTGACAAACAGGGCGGCGCGCACAAAGGCGAGGGCCAGCATCTCTTTGCCCCCATGGGCTTCCTGGACGATTCCAACTTCCACCGCAGCTACTGGGTCTATGGAAAGAGCTTTGCCGGCGGTCACGGCGGGTACTTTCAGGCGGGCAAATTTGCCCCTGCCGGGCGCATCCTGGTACACGATGACAAGAACGTCTATTCCTATGGCCGCGAGGCCCAGTATTACAAATGGACCACGACAATGGAGCACACCCTGTTCTCCACGCCCAAAGCGCCGCCGGAGGAGGCCTACGACACGGAAACCGCCACCACCGAGCGTAAAGGTAACTCCGTGGTGCTGGGCCCGGATGGCCAGCCTCTAGCCAAGCAGCCGGAGCCTCTGGCAAAGGCCAAAAAAGGCACCAAGGGCGATGGCAAAGGCAAGGGGAAGAAAGGCGCGGCCAAAGGAACCGCCGTAGCCAAGGGCCAGCCCATTCCCGGCAGTGTGCTGTTTCCCGATGCGGACCTGCTGGATCCCACCAAGACCGCCCTCAGCATTGAGGCCTGGATCCTGCCGGACAAGGACAGCGGCACAGTGCTGCATCATGGCGGCCCGCTTCAGGGCGTGGTGCTGGACATCCGGGAAAAGAAACCCCAGTTTCATGTCCGCAGCAGCGGCAAGGTCAGCAGCATTGTTTCTCCGGAGATCCTGACAGAAGGCTGGCACCACATCGCCGCCACGCTGGCGGAGGACAAAAGCATGAGCCTGTATCTGGATGGCAAGCTGGTCTCCCAGGGCAGCGCGCCGGACCTGGTGGCCTCACGTCCTAAAAACCCCTTGTTGTTAGGCAATGGCAAAGGCGCGGCGGAGGGCGATGCAGGTCCCTACAGCGGCCTGCTGGACCAGGTGGCCCTGTATCGGAAAGCGCTCAGCGCAGGTGAAGTGGAGGCCCGCTTTGCCGCGCCGGACACACGCCCGGCGGATGCCGTGCTGGCCATCAACTTTGACAATGGCGACTCCCGCGACAGCTCCGGCAATGACCTTCACGGTGTCGGTGCCGGGGTGGAAACGGGCAAGGGAAAGGTCGGCGCCGCATTGTGGTTCAAAGGCGCGGCGGGCGGGGCCAAGGCCGGCAGCTACGTCAAGCACACCTGGGACCGCTTTGTCCCCATCGTGGCCCGCAGCATGGCCCTGGCTGGCAAGACCCTCTTCGTCAGCGGCCCGCCGGATACGATTGATGAAGAGTACGCCTTCGAGCGCCTGGCCGCCCGCGACCCGGAGATCCTGAAGGAACTCGCCGAGCAGGACGCCGCCCTCAATGGCGAGCGCGGAGCCAAGATGTGGGCCGTGAACGTGGAGACCGGAGAGCAGAGCGCCGGCCTGGAGATCACCAGCCCGCCCGTGTGGGACGGCATCACCGTAGCCAGCGGCCGCGTGTACGTCAGCACCGTGGACGGCCGTTTGCAGTGCTTTGGCAAGGATTGA